AGCTGCGCCGACGATCGCGACGCGAAACATCTGCGCAACTCCGGCGGGGCGATTCATGCCATGTCCACGCGGGATTCAGGTTCATACGCGGGAGGCGCAGGCGGACGCCGCTTGAGAGCATAAGCGAACCGCGCAATCACGCCCGAGACGAGATACAGCAGGGAGAGGGAAAAGAGGAAGTATTCAGAGAAGTACCAGATCAGGTACATCGAGATGCCGATGACAATAAATAACCAGAACGGCTGACGCGTGCGCAAGTCGATCCCTTTCGGACTCCAGAAGCGCCACGTACTCACCATTAAGTACGAGATCAAAACGACGAAAGCGAGCCACAGCGCGGTGATCCACCACGTATCGACGGGAACTCCATCGACAAAGTGAACAGTCGCCGCGATCATGGCCGCTCCCGCAGGAATCGGCATTCCAACAAAATACTTCCGACCCGGGCGTCCGGGATTTTTCGGCTGCGGATTCTTGCTGATGTTGAATCGTGCCAATCGGCTGGCGCCTGCGATTAGAAAGAGGAATGTCGCGACAGCGCCGAATTGAATCAGCTTGTGACGCGCATCTGCACTCCACAACTCAGGAAGCTGATGGCATCCCCACATCCATGCAAGAATCGCCGGAGCAACACCGAACGTGATTACGTCTGCGAGCGAATCCAGCTCGCGTCCAAAATCGCTGGTGGTGTTAGTCATG
This genomic interval from Terriglobales bacterium contains the following:
- the pssA gene encoding CDP-diacylglycerol--serine O-phosphatidyltransferase, which encodes MNLRTPRRRADDPQQPYRMRRGMYILPSIFTAGNIAAGYFAISQAVQGSANAAFHFDNAAKAIGFAVLFDGLDGRIARMTNTTSDFGRELDSLADVITFGVAPAILAWMWGCHQLPELWSADARHKLIQFGAVATFLFLIAGASRLARFNISKNPQPKNPGRPGRKYFVGMPIPAGAAMIAATVHFVDGVPVDTWWITALWLAFVVLISYLMVSTWRFWSPKGIDLRTRQPFWLFIVIGISMYLIWYFSEYFLFSLSLLYLVSGVIARFAYALKRRPPAPPAYEPESRVDMA